The Primulina eburnea isolate SZY01 chromosome 13, ASM2296580v1, whole genome shotgun sequence genome includes a region encoding these proteins:
- the LOC140808879 gene encoding protein CYSTEINE-RICH TRANSMEMBRANE MODULE 9-like, producing MSSHNEPQVAYPPPATAYPAEAQGGFMAPPPPAGYPTKDGREGQIQAPPATTKSRGDGFWKGCCAALCCCCVLDACF from the exons atGAGCAGCCACAACGAGCCTCAAG TTGCATATCCGCCACCGGCAACTGCGTACCCCGCGGAAGCTCAGGGTGGGTTCATGGCTCCACCACCACCGGCTGGCTACCCGACGAAAGATGGCCGTGAGGGGCAGATTCAGGCACCACCGGCCACCACCAAGTCTAGAGGCGATGGCTTCTGGAAGGGATG TTGCGCTGCCTTATGCTGCTGCTGTGTATTGGATGCTTGTTTCTAA
- the LOC140808878 gene encoding uncharacterized protein: MAEEIRRETVEDQVAEGAESNGVIPAKILEENTKQGENVEKKEEEVTSNLDGEFVKIEKESLDAKDHPHDAETNSIAGEKPTVVERSSTASNPEASRELLESQEKVKDLEHELQRMSGVLKESESENTNLKDELLHTKEKHLESSKKHGEFELEHRQLQDQILETEKRYNEQLKTLQDALQAQEEKNEALTGVKEAFDGLSLQLETSRKKMNDLELELENSNTEAKRYEELHKESGLHAESETQKSLELERLLEVAKSSTKEVEDRMISLQDEIRSLNEKIAENQKIEEALKNTTTELSDVQCELEQSKSLAQDLEQKLASKEDLVNELTKGLELAKASESKAKEENESLEKLLSSTKENLTEKESHLEDVKLKLEEEVRSKEEIEENLKLQQTKMERVQEELTKASKEKEMLVGVVTDLTNKSSQLKELCDEFEAKLQRSDENFSKTDSLLSQAVANSKELEQKLKTIEELHTESGHAANTVNQKNLELEDMVKALNLATEETRLQVTEYETRCIALEQKKVELEQQLNMTELKCHESERESRELSDKISELYATINKEKEEQEKLDAQLQEFKAKVDQMESELGKVMSHKLELELELKNTTDKSAEHEGRANTIHQRSLDLEQLMKASDSKAVDTSKKVSELELLLETEKYRIKELEEMTSLLENKCLDVEAEFKKSNNNISELEVKLEVAQLKVSSLEVALQASTEKEKDLIESLNITTEENRILKDLSKTSNEKLLEAENLLDVLRKELNISQERLKSIEKELTDSGMKENEAVQNLKLAEEQLEQQIKVLAKETARSAELESSHEILTRDSELKLLDAIANFTSRDSEAKSLIDKVKSLEDQMISYQQQLAEADERCETTKKEMGQILEKLASSENANEELKSKILEAEGKVDKHIEENLLLSETNAQFSSKTRDLEEKLTAAFSDLEASNRQLASHTNTITDLTERHTKVSELKLTAEARILEAEAQLEEVIQKFGLRDSEAKDLTEKVKAFQAQVIENEEQAKETSARVKSLELELEQILLKCTGLEKEHQTKSSQFEKDVEALVGTNSKLTLELASYESKLNELENNFSIVSSEKDSTSEALNASKKEIEELTLQLASEGQKLQSQIHSIMEENNMLTETFHGSKKDLEAMIMNLEEQLKDRKLNEDALKAKMEILNTEVNQKSELQDRLKELEEHLANSEARFKEEKELNSQKELEQENALKRSVDELEARKHKVLLLENQVKEIEDKLHLADTKFKEKEVENISVETKDETIRSRDIDSFTNIPPKRKSKKKLEARPAQTSSSDTQIQTTETSPGMTLKFILGVALVSVIVGIILGKKY, translated from the exons ATGGCAGAAGAGATAAGACGGGAGACTGTGGAGGACCAGGTGGCGGAGGGTGCTGAGAGCAATGGAGTGATTCCTGCTAAG atATTAGAAGAAAACACAAAGCAGGGGGAGAATGTAGAaaagaaagaggaagaagtaacGTCAAATCTTGATGGTGAATTCGTAAAAATAGAGAAAGAATCTCTCGATGCAAAGGATCATCCCCATGATGCTGAGACAAATTCCATAGCCGgtgaaaaaccaactgtcgttGAGCGTAGCTCCACTGCCAGCAATCCTGAGGCTAGTAGAGAGTTGTTGGAATCACAAGAAAAAGTTAAAGATCTTGAGCATGAATTGCAGAGAATGTCAGGTGTTTTGAAAGAATCTGAATCCGAGAACACAAACTTGAAGGATGAACTTTTGCATACAAAAGAGAAGCATCTGGAGAGTTCAAAGAAACACGGAGAATTTGAACTTGAACACAGACAACTGCAGGATCAGATATTAGAAACAGAGAAGAGATACAACGAGCAGCTGAAAACTCTGCAAGATGCATTACAAGCTCAAGAAGAAAAGAACGAAGCATTGACCGGTGTGAAAGAAGCATTTGATGGTCTCAGTCTTCAGCTAGAGACATCAAGAAAGAAGATGAATGATTTGGAGCTTGAGCTTGAAAATTCTAATACTGAAGCCAAAAGGTACGAGGAGTTGCATAAGGAAAGTGGTTTGCATGCTGAATCGGAGACACAGAAATCCTTGGAGTTGGAGAGGTTGCTTGAGGTTGCAAAATCTAGCACGAAAGAGGTGGAAGATCGTATGATTTCTTTACAAGATGAGATCAGAAGCTTAAACGAAAAGATTGCCGAGAACCAGAAAATCGAAGAGGCGTTAAAGAACACTACCACTGAGCTTTCAGATGTCCAATGTGAATTGGAGCAATCAAAATCACTGGCGCAAGATTTGGAGCAGAAACTAGCTTCAAAGGAAGATCTTGTCAATGAATTGACAAAGGGATTGGAACTGGCCAAGGCTTCTGAATCTAAGGCTAAGGAAGAAAACGAATCACTTGAGAAGTTGCTGTCATCAACAAAAGAAAATCTTACAGAGAAGGAATCCCATCTTGAAGATGTAAAGTTGAAATTGGAGGAAGAGGTCAGGTCAAAGGAAGAGATCGAAGAAAATTTGAAACTCCAGCAAACAAAGATGGAGAGAGTGCAGGAAGAACTAACCAAAGCAAGTAAAGAAAAAGAAATGCTGGTAGGTGTGGTGACTGATCTAACCAACAAAAGTTCCCAGCTGAAGGAGTTGTGTGATGAATTTGAGGCTAAGTTGCAGCGCTCAGATGAGAATTTTAGCAAAACAGATTCTCTTTTATCCCAAGCAGTGGCGAACAGCAAAGAACTGGAACAGAAACTGAAAACCATTGAAGAGCTTCACACCGAGTCTGGTCATGCAGCTAATACTGTGAACCAGAAAAACCTAGAGCTCGAAGACATGGTAAAAGCCTTGAACTTAGCAACTGAAGAAACAAGGCTGCAGGTGACAGAATATGAAACACGATGTATCGCACTGGAACAGAAAAAAGTCGAGCTAGAGCAACAGCTGAATATGACGGAATTGAAATGCCATGAATCTGAGAGAGAATCGAGAGAGTTATCTGACAAAATATCAGAACTGTATGCCACAATCAATAAGGAGAAGGAGGAGCAAGAAAAATTAGATGCCCAACTGCAAGAATTCAAGGCCAAAGTTGATCAAATGGAATCTGAATTGGGGAAGGTAATGTCACACAAGTTGGAGCTTGAGCTGGAGCTAAAGAACACTACAGACAAATCTGCCGAGCATGAGGGACGAGCCAATACGATTCATCAGCGAAGCCTTGATCTAGAGCAATTAATGAAGGCATCGGATTCCAAAGCAGTTGACACAAGCAAAAAAGTGAGCGAGTTAGAGCTCCTTCTTGAAACTGAGAAATATAGGATTAAGGAGCTTGAAGAGATGACAAGCTTATTAGAAAACAAATGTTTGGATGTAGAAGCAGAATTCAAGAaaagtaataataatatatcTGAACTTGAAGTAAAGCTTGAGGTGGCCCAATTAAAAGTGTCGAGCCTAGAGGTTGCGCTGCAGGCGTCCACTGAAAAGGAAAAGGATTTGATAGAATCCTTGAATATAACTACAGAAGAAAACAGAATTTTGAAAGATCTGTCAAAAACCTCGAATGAAAAGCTATTGGAGGCAGAAAATTTACTAGATGTTTTACGGAAGGAACTCAATATTTCCCAAGAGAGATTGAAGAGCATCGAAAAGGAGCTCACGGATTCTGGAATGAAGGAAAATGAAGCTGTGCAGAATCTTAAGTTAGCAGAAGAACAGCTAGAGCAACAAATTAAAGTCTTGGCGAAAGAGACTGCAAGAAGTGCAGAACTTGAATCATCTCATGAGATTCTAACGAGGGACTCTGAGTTGAAACTCCTGGACGCAATTGCAAATTTCACCAGCAGAGATTCCGAGGCAAAATCATTAATCGATAAAGTAAAGAGTCTTGAAGACCAGATGATCAGTTATCAACAGCAGCTTGCCGAAGCAGATGAAAGATGTGAAACTACTAAAAAAGAGATGGGTCAGATTTTAGAGAAACTGGCTTCTTCTGAAAATGCCAACGAAGAACTCAAAAGTAAGATCTTGGAAGCAGAAGGTAAAGTTGATAAGCACATTGAAGAAAATTTGCTGCTGTCTGAAACTAACGCACAATTCAGCAGCAAAACACGAGATCTCGAAGAAAAGCTAACTGCGGCTTTTTCTGACTTGGAAGCCTCTAACAGGCAGCTAGCTTCCCACACTAACACTATCACTGATCTAACAGAGCGCCATACTAAAGTCTCTGAACTCAAGTTGACAGCTGAAGCCCGTATATTAGAAGCCGAAGCACAATTGGAAGAAGTTATTCAGAAATTTGGCCTGAGAGATTCAGAAGCCAAGGActtgactgagaaggtaaaagcTTTTCAAGCACAGGTgatagaaaatgaagaacagGCTAAGGAAACATCTGCACGGGTGAAAAGTCTAGAATTAGAATTGGAACAAATTCTCTTGAAATGTACTGGTCTGGAGAAAGAACATCAGACAAAATCGAGTCAGTTTGAAAAGGATGTTGAAGCTCTAGTTGGCACAAACTCAAAGCTTACTCTAGAGCTTGCCTCGTATGAGTCTAAACTAAATGAGTTAGAAAATAATTTTTCCATTGTGTCATCTGAGAAAGATAGTACAAGTGAAGCACTAAATGCTTCAAAAAAGGAGATAGAAGAGCTGACACTGCAGCTTGCTTCTGAAGGTCAGAAGCTACAATCTCAG ATACACTCTATTATGGAAGAGAACAACATGCTTACAGAAACATTTCATGGTTCCAAGAAGGATCTTGAAGCGATGATAATGAATCTTGAAGAACAGTTGAAAGACCGCAAATTAAATGAAGATGCCCTCAAGGCTAAGATGGAAATCCTCAACACTGAGGTAAACCAAAAATCTGAGTTGCAAGATCGACTAAAAGAACTTGAAGAACACTTAGCAAATTCAGAAGCTAGATTTAAAGAAGAG AAAGAGTTGAACTCTCAGAAGGAGCTGGAACAAGAAAATGCTTTGAAACGTTCCGTGGACGAACTTGAAGCCAGGAAACACAAAGTCCTACTCTTGGAAAATCAAGTTAAAGAAATTGAAGATAAATTACATCTGGCTGAcacaaaatttaaagaaaag GAAGTTGAAAATATTTCCGTTGAAACCAAGGATGAGACAATAAGATCTCGGGATATTGATTCCTTCACCAACATTCCTCCCAAACGAAAGAGTAAGAAAAAATTGGAGGCGCGTCCAGCCCAAACATCTTCCTCCGACACACAGATTCAAACCACAGAGACATCACCAGGCATGACACTTAAATTCATTTTAGGTGTGGCTCTTGTTTCAGTTATTGTTGGCATTATTCTGGGGAAGAAGTATTAG